The window tgacaatattaatctgtgttgaaaaaatcattgctctagcttcaaaaaccacggaggaaaacgaggagtacgtttgtatggagaaatgaccactcctgttggctcttaagaagACCATAGGATTTAAGAAGACAATCATCAACTCATTACGTACATAAAAGTTCTGCCTCCTCATTTTAATAGGGTCGTTTCCCTATCCTTTCATAATATTATTCATGCCAAGAAATCAAATTTACGGAAGCAATGCTTAAGAAACCATTTCATTTTGACTATCAAAGTCATTTAAATCTCGTTTTTCTTAAAAACTATTAACATGAATGTCCTACCTCTCACTACTCTCTAATGCGGTTAATATCACACGAAACGTAAGCCCATTAGTACAGCGACCTATCCCAATGTGCCCGCGCATCAAGCGATAAGATAACCATTCTCCGTAAAACATAATGCTGAATGTAAACAACTTTATCTCGATCCAGTAAAGCTTATAATCCCTTGAGGATGGTCAAAGTTTAACAGCAATGCCTCAAGCCAGAGGTATGGGCAGGTGTACTGTGATAAAATGGTTTCGAACTCGTTAAAACGTCAGAACGTTTAGTACTTGTAATGATACGGCGGAGGACTAATAGTTGGACATTAAGGCCGTGATGGGTTCTGCCCGTGGGTCTGAGCTGGGATCGATCTGACGAGCTTGCTTCGCAGTCACATATTTCTGCACAACTGGATTTTCGAGTAGGTGAATCCTTAGCCTTGCATAATTTGTACTTGTGTATAAATAATTGCATACGCTCGCGATAtccataggtatatatttttgatTTCCGTATTTGAACAACAAGCGGAccctaggctcccatgagccgtggcaaaaatgccgggataacgccaggaagaagaagatttgaACAACTGTATATAATCTTACTGCAACGCAACGCAAGGATGATTTACCCACATTTCTAATCCGTTTGAAGACCTTTTTTCTAcgcttttttgatttttttatcgTGTTAGTCATTTGtttgaatataattttaatCCTTACATAATTTCACGGTGTTTAACTAAGATGTAGCGCCACTAATCATGATTAAAGGGCGTTTAATAAGCCGGCCACGCTTTCTCATTGTAAGTCTATAGTTCTACTAAGCTGATTATGTGTCGTATTCAAAAGAAAAAGATAAGCTATGTATGTTCGACAAATATTGATGTGGTATGAAAATGTTCACGTTATGGTTAATGtacgcattattttttatatcttaATTGTTCGTAATTCAGGATGGATTGTTTCGATTTTGCTATCAACGATCGAAAACGAAACGACTTCACGACATTCAGCAAAGTGCGTACACTTACCCCTAGACTCCTAAAAGGCATGTGTGATCCACGATAAGTTGTAATGGTCTGCCCGCGCTTACGCtaaattaggtacttagtttGTGAATTGGTATGCAGTGCGCAAAATGTAACGGATTAGGCTCGTAATTGTAGACTAATTGGGGATTTCAACTCAGTCCACTATTTTAGGGAAACTAAAATGTATTAGGCTTAAAATCAGGGCACCAGTTCGTTAGTAGGCTAAAATTGTCAGCATTTTCAGATCAACTAACGAATGCAGGAAAATGTTAAAAACTGAGGTGAAAAGAGCGAGCTGAATCGACTGATTGAGATTCATAATTGAATTACTTTTTATGTGGTACCTAGAAATATGGACGTTATATTTTATCGGTACCTAGGAGAGAACAAAACAATCAAAACATAAAGTAATGGGCAAAGCAGgagatgtgaaaagcagtatgtgtcacacggtatcaaatttttttcgtcttgggcgttaacacttgaatccctcattaagctcaggattctactttagaatccctcactacgttttctattgtagaatccatcgcttcaatcaggattcaatgtacgcacTTGACGGAAATACATAtgtcattttgatcccttgtataacacaaactactatttccGAATAGGAGGTGtgaaaaagctcttttccgaataggtggtgtgaaaaacTGTTTTATGACATGATACTGTTTCGTTCATGCTGGTAGTAAAACGTAGCTGTAGATAAAGATTGGGAGTGTAGATTCaagatacatatatgtatactcgTAAAAGGTTTACTTTCGTTTAGTCCCAATAGATACACGCCATttcactaaaaaaaaaaacaaaacaaatatagAAAGATTGCATACAAAAAGGTCCCAGAATtagaataaataggtactagGGTACTCGTATTGACACATTGATCCTAAAGTTTCCAGAAATAGCATACTATTGACACATCCTAATGAAATGCTTTCAACAATAGACTTAAATTCGCCATTCCCGTATTTCCGGACAAATATTTAACGTCCTTGTCCTATTTCGCGCGATCCTTTATTCCAGTATACATAGTTGATATAGGACAGTGGGCGAGGGCAGTAAAATATTCAGCGTTGCACGCTATTGCAATTTCGCAAGCGCCATCTGGCCTGCTGAATCATGACGGACAAAGACGAATCGCGCACATATTAGCACCAATTATAAACTTTTTGAACTTAAAATTTTGATTCTAAAGTTAGATTTCAAAACTGTTTTATCTGTTTATTTGCTTTAGTTTAAATCGTAGAAAACACGGATATTAAACGATAAAATTGTGTGGGTTTCTTATTTAAAACTATCGTgatcagattaaaaaaaatacgaaaacaAACATGTTCGTTGAATCCTCGAAATCGCTATATTTTTATAGTATATAAAGTAGAGTAAAGAAATCTGCTTTCtcataaaattttgtatgggccaatttctttaaaactttaaagtTCTTATGtaagttttaagtttttatgtAATCGGTCATAGCAACATAGGTATTTGCTTGAATGACTAAAACAACTCTTTACTACTACGAATATTGCTACTATACAATAATGCTGTCCGGTCCGGTCCATCTTTCTCAtaatctatacttcgtttttttagcattagaaattaggtaaacaatcttgatgtgtcttttatatgaaaaacacattttaaaaataagttacggcaaatatgtaacaattatgaatctaatacggtcATTTATATGCTTCTGCTTTCAtgagtaatagttttatatttttataaagcgtttttagggttccgtacccaaagggtaaaacgggaccctattactaagacttcgctgtccgtccgtccgtccgtctgtcaccaggctgtatctcacgaaccgtgatagctagacagttgaaattttcacagatgatgtatttctgttgccgctataacaacaaatactaaaaacagaataaaataaagatttaaatggggctcccatacaacaaacgtgatttttaaccaaagttaagcaacgtcgggagtggtcagtacttggatgggtgaccgttttctttttgctttttttgtttttttttttgcattatggtacggaacccttcgtgcgcgagtccgactcgcacttgtttcaattaaaagacatgtcaagatcgcttaccttcttgcaagttctttctaatgctaaaaaaaacgaactatagtctagTAGATTACATTTTAATGCAAGGCCAGTTGAGCTAAACCTACAGATTTTAAAGTTGTTTTTATTTAGAGACCTAAAGTAATTAAACCGCATCTGCTTTTAGGGCTTATCTGCCAGTCATGACATAACCGATATTTGTGTTCACTCAGACAATGGATACATGACATGATAGCTTATAGCCCCGGAGATTATCATAATTGAAACACAACAAACAGGCTCGGTAACATCTGCTATCAAATTTACAAGCAATCACAAAGGAATCCCTTCGACACAAGGAAATTAACCTTATCCGTAAAACAAACAGACCTTGATTGAGTAAATTGAGTTGCTGAAAACCGGTTGGCGGAACAATTTGGTTCCCCCTTTAATTCGAAAACCTATTAAAGGTGGTCATAGCGTTTAGGGCCGAGGGACCAAAGAATGGTCAGTTAATTGACTCATAAATCACAGCAAGCGCTATTATTCGAGTTCTTATTTTCGAGGAAGAAGGGTGTATGTGTCTATGAAGAGCATATTCGCATCAGACGTTATTCAATTGTGTCCTTTTAAGGAagaattaataatcaaacgaacttacctgtgaagtttgattcCAATTATACGAGTGTATCAATCGAGGATGATATCTTCAATATTACAAGCAGCAGTACGAGGAATCGTACCATCTTCGTCACACATTCAGAGTTAtaataacctaaaaagaaaTCCCTAGTGCCGTCTCGCTCACTCTCCTACGATCAGATCCAGGACCGCGCGGCCGCCAGCCCGGGGTTCTCATTTTTTAGAGTAATCTTTATTGTATTTTGTGCTAGACACGGAgactattttagttttattttcaggGGTAATGGGCGGGATGGGGAGTTGATATCATCCTCGATTGATACACTCGTATAATTGgaatcaaacttcacaggtaagttcgtttgattattaattatacttcgTGTATCAATCGAGGATGATATCTTCAATATTACAAGCAGATGTTTAGAGTGTAATATCAAATGagaaaataaactaaaatgtcggaaaaaacaattaaatataatcatATTAATTAAAGTGTAAGTAACAACAATTGGTACTAAGTTTAATCAGGTTCTTATACACAATCTTATCAACGGATTGTAGTAACTAGTATAAAGATACATTTATCGCTCTCTTAAGttaataaacttaataaaataaaagtaatttatcTAGTTTTCATCCAGATTGCGCCTAAATATAGCATTAACAAATTGGTCTTTATCGGTATGTACCGCTTCCCGACAGTAATATTTAAGGAAAACATTAGAAGTATCGCTCCAGCCCGCAGCCTTACGAACCACTTCCAGGTTAACTCCGGAGCTGTGAGCAGCAGATGTAGATGCTGCACGAGTACTGTGAGCTCCAAATAATGTTATATCAATACCACTATTTTGTAATACATTTTTTACCCAATGTGCTAACGTTTGTGAACATACCTTTTTATGAGGCTTTCGTATGCTGATAAACAGATTTCCTTCACAATTATTTGGTCGTAAAGCTCTAGTTTTATCTATATAATTTTGAAGCGCTAAAGCCGGACATACACTGGGCTTTTCCAAAATAAAAGGTAATCTGATAAGTGGTTGGTAGGTTCCGGGCCTCgatgttttaattaaatcagatatttttataataatcgCATCATTTTgtattgatatatttttaaggttAATTAAACTTATAGTTTGCATTCTTTGAGCAGACGCTATAGCTAGAAGAGTGCAGGTCTTATAGGTCAAATCAGCAAGTGATATATTTCTATATGGATACATATTCGATAGATAGTTTAATACAATATTTGTATCCCACGTCGATTGATATTTAGGACTGGGTGGGTTTAATCTAAATACACCTTTAATGAAACGACATATAGTATCATTTAAAGTAGCATTTGAACCTAATAGAATCGACAAGGCGGACCTATGTGTATTTAAACTACTATAACTAGCGCCTTcattaaattttatagttaagaATGTTATGATGTCAGTACAATCAGCTTTATATAAATCAACGTTGTTATGTTTACAAAAATACCACCAAGATTTAATCGAACTACTGTATTGATTTAATGTGCTTTTTGCAAAAGAGGCCATCATTATTTCTAAGGAGGCTTGTGGAACGCCACGCTTGATCATAGATTGCCTGATAATTTCGCTGCCACCAGGGTAAGGCTCGCATGAAGCGGATGACAGACTCTGAAAGGAGAGCGTAACAAAAACATATCAGGCCCGAAAAACATTTTTTCTGAAACAACAAGCCTGGACCACAAGGGAAACCAAGGTTGTGATGGCCAGTAAGGTATTACTACAATACCGATTGCTTtgtctaatataattttttctaAAACTCGTGTTATAAGGCTGAAAGGAGGGAACGCGTAAAAGTAAAGACCCTGCCAACTGAAAGTAAATGCATCAACTATTTCAGCATACGGATCGAGTTTCCATGAAGCATATCTTTCACATTTGTAATTTTGTGCACTTGCAAATAGGTCAAAAGTTGGGATACCTAGTACGTCTACAATTTGAGTGAATACTTCATTTGAAACTTCCCATTCAGTATCTATATTAATTCGACGAGATTCCCTATCCGCTACTGTATTATCGCCAGATCGAATGTAGGATgcaaaaacataaatatttaagcTTTCACACAACTGCCAGATTTTTCTTGCGATTTCATTTAAATGAGGGTGTTGAACACCACCCATGCGGTTAATATAGCATATGGCAGTTGTGTTATCTATCCTCAACAATATATTACAATTTCGTAGACCTGCAGTAAAAATTCTTAGACCATAATATGCGGCCAACAGTTCTAGCGTGTTTATGTGTAATTTTATTTGTGAATTTGACCAATTACCACTTGTACTTTGACCACTGCATGCCACACCCCAGCCAGTGTTTGATGCATCACtgaaaatttcaagtaaatagttattttttcGAATAGGTGAAAATGACGATTCTATATTATCTTTCCACCATACTAAAtcttgttttatattatttggtATTATCATTCTCTTGTTATAATTTAATGAATCGCCAAGAGCTAAAAATTTCTCTCGTTCAAACAATTTCGTATACATCCAACCATAACTAACAGCTGGGCATGCCGAGGTCAAAAGTCCTAGAAATTCAGCGAAATATCGAACTGTACATTTATTTTTTCGCATAATTTCTATAGTTTGAGACTTAATACGTTGCTTTTTTTCATTTGGTAAAGAAATCGTCATGTTTGTAGTGTTAAAAACAAATCCTAAGAATTTACAAATATTATTTGGTATCATTATGCTTTTAGAAAAGTTAATGACGAATCCTAGTGATTCTAAAAAACTACATGTGTTTTGAACGTTTGATAAGCATTCATCATATGATCTCCCTATGCACAAAAAATCATCTAAATAATTTACTGATAAATGGCCTGACGAGCGTAAATATCCCAATACCGGTTTTAATATTTTCGTAAAAACATAGGGAGCTGTGCACAAACCGAACGGGAGTACATTAAACTCATACATTTTATTATTCCATTGAAAACGCAACAACTTTCGGTCATTTTCATCTATGGGTATTAGGAAGTAAGCGTCTGTCAAATCGATTGTTGATAAGAAACAGTTATAATTTAGCAATTTAAGTGCGGTTCTATAATCTTCCATTTTAAAGTGTTGAACTTTGACATATTTGTTAAGTTGTTTTAGATTTAATATGAATCGGTGCTTACCGTTAGGTTTAGGCACAGTAAAAATAGGCGAAACGAATTGCCCTTCACACGGTGTACACGGTGATACATAATTTGCATCCAAGAGTTCTAATATACAACTATCAATAATTTCAGCCTGCTTATGACCATGACAAATACTGTTTGTGGGTTGTACAATTTGAACTGGTCTGTTTATAAAAGGAATTTTATATCCTTTAATCCAATTTAAAATAGTATGATCATTAGTGATTTCACGCCATTTATGATAGAAATACTTTAAGGTGTAGAGTAAAGCAAGTGCCCTTGGATGTCTGTATCGATTAGCATTGATTTGCGCGCCATCTCTGTACTTATTCAAGAGTTAAGATCCATAGCGCATTGTTGAACAGTTGCGCGGTTTTCAACAGATGGCGCTTATacagataaaataatataattattaaagaaaaaaaattggttgTTCCACATTGACTGCTGATCTAACAactaactagagttagaccaagataagtctgcaacgattttgatagcacaccgagcacacgcagtgcaatgttattttagacgtcaaacttttatgaaataaattatgacgtataaataacacttgctctgcgtacatatgctatcaaaatcgttgcagacttcccttggtctaactcttacACGGTAGAAAAAATCTATGGGCCCTGGAAAACAACtaccttaaaaatattttacgtgAACATCTTTGCattcagtttttttattttaaattttccatAGGTACTAATTGTAAATTGAGCTATCTCAAAGTTTCAAGGTAGATTCCCTTCAGGGCCCATAATTTTTTCCGCCCTGTAGGTGTAagcgaaaaatatttattaattaaatttttgcatTACCTAGCAGaaccattaaaataaaaaccaacATCTCGGTTTGCTTTGTGTAATTTTGAACACTATTATGTTATATTTggaataatacaaataaaacagtTTTCATCGTTTATTTATTTCGACGACGACAGCGGGGCGGTGGTATGTTTTCACCCATGATCTGAACTGATTTTAATCCGCAATTGAGAGGGTCATGAGATGATATTTCTTGCAACTTGTCAAAGAACTGGTCCACATTTACTATCCTCCTGCCATATTTTGTTTCATGGCCACTgaaattatagaaaattattaataaaaaagcaacaaattaattaaaactactTTTTACATATAGGCTAAAGAGACTATGTCACTTTTCTAAAATTtgttttgttgataaaaactagccaagtcaaatcctttataatttcaggattttctatacagcacagaacttggcacccatatagatctcaattcttttgtcAGCAAGTTAAAAACCACACagtcatatttttaatattgaacttggctttCATTTCACagttatgtttttgttgggatGCAATTGTTCACTTATTTTGAAGCATTGAAATATATCTAAAGACCCTTATGGGCACTACACTAAAAATggtgctagttcagcggtgtcactcacaaaTTCAGGACCAAACATGTAGTCtaaccaatcgcgttgtggcGTTAGACTGCAAGATTGGCTCACTCGTGACAttgacaccgctgtactggcccaaTTATTATCGCCCGTCTTTAGATATATGTCAATGTTTTGAACCCAAGTAATAAATCTTTACTTACCGTTCAGGGCCAGTAGGTATATTTTCATGTGTTATATTAAAATCATTGCCTTCAGTGTCATCACTCGAATTATCTACATGAGCAGAAGAAAATCTGTAACAATGATAAATATAAACAAGCTGTAATCAAACAAGTACCTAACCATCATGCTCCATTATGTATCCGACTCCATGTATGACTCTGAGCCAAAAAATGTTTGtaatttgacttatttacaatttcCTGCTTAAAACAAGTAAACTCAGTTAAATTACAGATATATAGGgaccaaagttatttacatAGCCACCAGACACAGGACctatttcacaaaattatttactTGTAATTACTTAAAACGAGCTGCTTAGGGCCAGTACAGATGGACTGCAACccaactgcaacttgtatggaaaCTGCATGCTGACATTGCAtttggcgtgcagttcccatacaaattgcagtcagCCTGTACTCTGTATCTGCCTTACTCTAATTTTGAACTGCTGACCAAATAAAACTTACGGTTCAGGTATAGTTGAACTATACTATAAAGATTCCATGcaattgaatttttattttgttaggCAATACATAAGGAAATTATTCTTTTGTACCTAGTTATTGCTCagtaaacgtcaaaattctatgaaaatttgacgtataaataacacttgctatcaaaatcgcagcAGACTTTTTTTGATCTACCTAATTCTATGAAACATGGCCTGCTAGACTAAGCCCCTCGTATGCGGCCTGTAAAACTGATCATTGAAAGTAACtttgataataaaaacaatattctCACGCACGGATCCATGTCAAGAGGGGTAAAAGTATGTTATTGtcggtaggtacttactgtgcAGCGGCTTCGTAACGACATTTCAGAGCATGTTTGCTTATATGTATACGTTTTCGCTTCAAACAACCTCACTGATGCACTAGATAGGTATTCGTCCTTTCTTGTGTCCTTTTCTAAGGGATTTTCAAATAAAAAGTACGTACGCACACGTACGTTAGTACGAAACAACTTGCACCACACAAAACACTAAGTTCAATAACAAATAACAACGAATTATAACAAGTAACAGGAATAAAACAATACTGAATCGTCGTGGGTCGTGGGTCGTGGAACGCAAGACAACAAATAATGGCAAGCAagatcagtgttgccaactccgattttgaaaaaatgctagactaatgtctagattatgccaaaataatgccaaagatttttgaaacacctatgctaaaaaaatctaaaatatcacttgaaattagacacttaaaacacatacttttttcaaatttaccgcctttttctactgacaggatCTGTTTGACCAACttgatatagtccgttgacCATCCGtacacaaaagtcaaaattcatatgaaaatatgaatcacataaggcgatggcacatattgttgctgccaagttggtgcaaacttggcttagactaaattatgctaaaaaatatgccagatgctaaatggaaaatttaatgccagatctggcatcatttatgccaagttggcaacactgagcaAGATTGACTGACAAGTTTTCTCAACCTAATGATGCAGACAACGAACCAGTCTGGCAACAACGCAAAGCGCTCGTGGCGATTTGGAACAATGCACGAACATGCAACGTCGCTTTCTTTCTTTGTACAAATGCTTTATCTAGAATCTAACAATTTTAAAAACCAAAGTATGTTCAAATCCACGTAATTACTAAATTAATTTagatcatttttaatttttttttagaataattGACGCATTATATTagatttttctttaaaaaagtaTACCCAATTCTATGTCATAGTATAGATTCGTGTAATAATTTTATCCTTACGCTACAAAAGCGCCTGCGCAATATGACAGAGCAATCGTAGTCCGACGAGTAAGTACGACGATTTCGTAGGCACTAGGTGGTTTTGGGTCTACAGCCCATATTACAACTATTTTGAAGAAAACTGCTATTTGAAAAAAAAGAGAAAGGTCTTACAAGTAAGTCAAAAAAATTTGCAGTCGTAAAATTCTGTCCGGATggaataaaatgcatataagtatttatcaaaACTAGTTTTCAAATGTACTTTCTAGACTTCATTATAACACACAGACACATAACGATTACATAATCCAACACTTGAGTGTATATTCGACCGGAATAATCACTTTCCAGACCACCAAATGCCATAATACGACCAAATGATTTCGACAAAGACACCTCTTTTTTACTGTTTTGCCCACCCCTTCACCTTAAACGGCCAGCGATAGATACCTGGGAAACCTCTGTTAACGCCTGCTCGAGCGCTGGTGGTGCCGCGCATAGTTGTTGTAGCGGCGACCCCTCGTCGGTGCTTCCGGGCGGCGATCCCGCTGCGGCCTGCGGGGCGCGGGGGTCGGCCGCGGCTCGGTCGCTGCTGGTATGCGCGGCGGCGCCCCCCTCGAGTTTAAAGCTCCTCGCTGAAACTGTGTTGTAGGCGGCCTGTAAGTATTCAATATCGCGTAACGGCGCGACAGGGATTCTCTATGGTGACTGTCACATATTAGCCTTCCGGCATCACCTAAAGCTTTTATTATGTCTTGGGGCATATTATTGTTTGATAAAAGGGCCCAATTGAGAACTTGTCCTAAAGCAGCGAGACTGGTAGAAAGCTGATTTTGCTTACTCTGACTATATAAATCTTTTTTGAGATTTATTTCTGAGAGTGCTGCTTTAATTTCGAGATTAAGTTTAGGGGCAGCCATGTTAGGACAGTTTTTAGGCGGTAAATAATTCTTTATAAGCTCCAATTGGACCTCTTTAGGCAAGCCATTTGAATAAATATGGGCCCATCTTGAGACAATATCTTTATGCAATTCAGCACCGTATTTTTTCTCAGTGGTAGGATCATCACCAAGCAATTGAAGAATTTCCGGATCTAATGACGGTACACACTCATCCGTAGAAACCTCGTCCGTATTCGGCTTCGATGTGCTAGGAAAATAATTTGAGTTATACATCACGTTAGGTGGCGCACAAGGCGCAGTTGGTGCGAGTGAATCAGCCGGTACAGACGACGCAATCGTCACGGGCGGCGCAGGACGAGGCG of the Cydia fagiglandana chromosome 17, ilCydFagi1.1, whole genome shotgun sequence genome contains:
- the LOC134672832 gene encoding uncharacterized protein LOC134672832, translated to MACTYWDRVEHQYLKLRRYRRAAATERAACAPRAARAPVPPEPHAPPATAERVPSAQPAPPAPFASFGPTVPVQSAPRAPLEAFTESTPRPAPPVTIASSVPADSLAPTAPCAPPNVMYNSNYFPSTSKPNTDEVSTDECVPSLDPEILQLLGDDPTTEKKYGAELHKDIVSRWAHIYSNGLPKEVQLELIKNYLPPKNCPNMAAPKLNLEIKAALSEINLKKDLYSQSKQNQLSTSLAALGQVLNWALLSNNNMPQDIIKALGDAGRLICDSHHRESLSRRYAILNTYRPPTTQFQRGALNSRGAPPRIPAATEPRPTPAPRRPQRDRRPEAPTRGRRYNNYARHHQRSSRR